The following coding sequences are from one Acidobacteriota bacterium window:
- the rpsC gene encoding 30S ribosomal protein S3 yields MGQKVHPYGFRVGYNKDWHSHWFTKQDFAAFLAEDLKLKRELKKKFTGAGVSHIDIERAAAKIRIVIYTSRPGIIIGRKGAEIEALKESLMRKTGKEVELSILEIKHPELNAQLQAEKIAQQLEKRIAFRRAMKKTMEESIRFGAQGIKVMVSGRLNGAEIARTEWSLDGRLPLHTLRADIDFGFAEAHTTFGVIGVKVWIYRGDILDANASMARGTTTDPINEVRGNPGMRGRGDRRPRRDDRR; encoded by the coding sequence ATGGGACAGAAAGTTCATCCATACGGTTTTAGGGTCGGGTACAACAAGGATTGGCACTCGCACTGGTTCACTAAGCAGGACTTTGCGGCCTTTCTTGCCGAAGACCTTAAGCTCAAGCGGGAACTCAAAAAGAAGTTTACCGGTGCCGGCGTCTCGCACATCGACATCGAACGTGCCGCCGCCAAGATCCGTATCGTCATCTACACCTCGCGCCCGGGAATCATCATCGGCCGCAAGGGTGCAGAGATCGAAGCTCTTAAGGAGAGCCTGATGCGGAAGACGGGCAAAGAGGTCGAACTTTCGATCCTTGAGATCAAGCATCCCGAGCTCAACGCCCAGCTTCAGGCCGAAAAGATCGCTCAGCAGCTTGAAAAGCGGATCGCTTTTCGCCGTGCGATGAAAAAGACGATGGAAGAATCCATCCGCTTTGGTGCCCAGGGTATCAAGGTGATGGTCTCGGGCCGGCTCAATGGAGCTGAGATCGCCCGGACCGAATGGTCACTCGATGGCCGTTTGCCGCTGCACACGCTTCGTGCGGATATCGACTTCGGTTTTGCCGAGGCACACACGACCTTCGGCGTTATCGGTGTAAAGGTTTGGATCTATCGCGGCGATATCCTCGATGCAAATGCCTCGATGGCCCGCGGAACGACGACCGACCCGATCAATGAGGTCCGC
- the rplV gene encoding 50S ribosomal protein L22 has translation MEAIAKTKYLKGSPRKARLVIDLIRGQNVSRALSILKFTQKRAADPIAKCLNSAIANATYNAEQMNIAIDPDDLWVRACFVDMGPTKNRRRVRPAPQGRAYREQRHYCHITIEVTSDEKPKTEKELKAEAAKAKRIEAKKAEPKKTAKKDAPKAKKDEVTETAAPAEETLEAAPAVEETIETAPAAEETVEATTDEVVTAEASEEAAPAAEETETAEGTDEKGAEAETK, from the coding sequence ATGGAAGCGATAGCAAAGACAAAATATCTGAAAGGTTCGCCGCGGAAGGCGAGGCTTGTCATCGATCTGATCCGCGGGCAAAACGTTTCGCGGGCCCTTTCGATCCTCAAGTTCACGCAAAAGCGTGCCGCCGACCCGATCGCAAAGTGCCTCAATTCGGCCATCGCGAATGCGACGTACAACGCAGAGCAGATGAACATCGCGATCGATCCCGATGATCTCTGGGTCAGGGCATGTTTCGTTGATATGGGCCCGACCAAGAATCGGCGCCGCGTGCGTCCCGCTCCGCAGGGCCGTGCCTATCGCGAACAGCGGCACTATTGCCACATCACCATCGAGGTGACGTCGGACGAGAAGCCGAAGACCGAGAAGGAACTTAAGGCAGAGGCGGCGAAGGCAAAGCGTATCGAAGCGAAAAAGGCCGAGCCGAAAAAGACCGCCAAGAAGGACGCTCCGAAGGCAAAGAAGGACGAGGTGACGGAAACCGCAGCTCCCGCCGAGGAGACGCTTGAGGCCGCACCGGCAGTCGAAGAGACGATCGAGACGGCACCGGCCGCGGAAGAAACGGTAGAGGCAACGACCGATGAGGTTGTGACCGCCGAGGCTTCCGAAGAAGCCGCACCGGCTGCCGAAGAAACTGAGACCGCTGAAGGCACCGACGAAAAAGGCGCGGAGGCCGAGACCAAGTAG
- the rpsS gene encoding 30S ribosomal protein S19, translated as MPRSLKKGPFIDLSIQKTVGRIIESGKKPPAIKTWSRRSTISPDMVGLTFGVHNGKRHIPVFVTENMVGHKLGEFSPTRTYKGHPGTKAEKASKRR; from the coding sequence ATGCCACGTTCACTAAAAAAAGGGCCGTTCATCGACCTTAGTATCCAAAAGACGGTTGGCCGCATTATCGAAAGCGGCAAGAAGCCGCCGGCGATCAAGACCTGGTCGCGACGCTCGACGATCTCGCCCGACATGGTCGGCCTGACGTTCGGAGTCCACAACGGCAAACGGCACATCCCGGTCTTTGTTACGGAAAACATGGTCGGACACAAGCTTGGCGAGTTTTCCCCGACGCGGACCTACAAGGGCCACCCGGGAACCAAGGCGGAGAAGGCATCGAAGAGAAGGTAA
- the rplB gene encoding 50S ribosomal protein L2: MGIKRLKPTSPARRYQTYLTRDELTPGAAPEKSLLEPKKRISGRNNDGRITIRRRGGGHKRFYRVIDFKRDKTGVPGRVAQIEYDPNRSAHIALIAYLDGEKRYIISPVGLKVGATILSGADADILPGNALPIKNIPLGTEVHNIEMRPGKGGQMVRSAGGFAQIIAKEGDFAQLRMPSGEVRRVPVVCMATVGQVGNTEHENVSLGKAGRSRWMGKRPKVRGVAMNPVDHPHGGGEGKTSGGRHPVTPWGQPTRGYKTRRNKRTSNMIVKDRRRK; encoded by the coding sequence ATGGGAATCAAGAGATTAAAACCGACATCACCGGCGAGGCGGTATCAGACCTATCTGACCCGCGATGAATTGACGCCGGGAGCAGCACCCGAGAAATCGCTGCTTGAACCTAAAAAGCGGATCTCCGGCCGTAACAACGATGGCCGCATTACGATCCGCCGCCGCGGAGGCGGCCACAAGCGGTTCTATCGCGTCATCGATTTCAAGCGTGACAAGACCGGCGTGCCCGGCCGCGTTGCCCAAATCGAGTACGACCCGAACCGCTCGGCCCACATCGCCCTCATCGCGTATCTTGACGGCGAGAAGCGATACATCATTTCGCCGGTCGGATTGAAGGTCGGTGCAACGATCCTTAGCGGTGCGGATGCCGACATCCTGCCCGGAAACGCGTTGCCGATCAAGAATATCCCGCTCGGCACCGAGGTGCACAACATCGAGATGCGGCCCGGAAAGGGCGGCCAGATGGTTCGCTCGGCCGGCGGATTTGCACAGATCATTGCGAAGGAAGGCGATTTTGCACAACTTCGTATGCCTTCCGGCGAAGTTCGCCGCGTCCCGGTCGTTTGTATGGCGACCGTCGGCCAGGTGGGCAACACCGAACATGAGAATGTTTCGCTTGGTAAAGCAGGCCGAAGCCGCTGGATGGGCAAGCGTCCGAAGGTTCGCGGAGTCGCGATGAACCCGGTCGATCACCCGCACGGTGGTGGTGAGGGCAAGACCTCAGGCGGACGTCATCCGGTAACCCCGTGGGGACAACCGACCCGCGGTTACAAGACCCGCCGTAACAAGCGGACCTCGAACATGATCGTGAAGGATAGGAGGCGGAAATAA
- the rplW gene encoding 50S ribosomal protein L23: MSNKTVWDILRSPVVTEKSVILKEDSTDAEDRKQGQVLTFRVDTKANKIEIKKAIEEIFNVKVAAVRTVSYEGKMKRRGRQEGRRPNWKKAYVTLRKGEPMVDYAEAI; the protein is encoded by the coding sequence ATGAGTAACAAAACTGTTTGGGACATTTTGAGGTCGCCGGTCGTCACCGAAAAGAGCGTGATCCTCAAAGAGGATTCGACCGATGCCGAAGACCGGAAGCAGGGCCAGGTGCTCACATTCCGGGTTGACACAAAGGCTAACAAGATCGAGATCAAGAAAGCGATCGAAGAGATCTTCAATGTCAAGGTCGCCGCCGTCCGGACCGTCAGCTACGAGGGCAAAATGAAACGCCGCGGCAGGCAGGAAGGACGCCGCCCGAACTGGAAAAAGGCGTACGTTACGCTCCGCAAGGGCGAACCGATGGTCGATTACGCAGAAGCTATTTAG
- the rplD gene encoding 50S ribosomal protein L4 — MPTVMVRNLKNKEVGEVTLPDTVFGAEYNESLVHAAVRNYQANGRQGTSATKTRGNVSGSGRKLWKQKGTGRARIASLRSPLWKGGGNVHGPQPRDWSYDLPKKMRQGALRSALSERLREGNLIVIDEFSFGAAKTKDFISAIETLSIHEKIDGAKTLIVDSLDNVNLILSSRNVPKTKVTNSFGLNIYDIIYHEKVLISKAAAEELANLLSPGSEKIEIAAEPKAKKTRAKKTEEKVEEATDNE, encoded by the coding sequence ATGCCTACCGTAATGGTTCGCAATTTGAAGAATAAGGAAGTTGGCGAGGTCACGCTGCCGGACACAGTGTTTGGCGCGGAGTACAACGAATCTCTGGTCCACGCCGCGGTCCGCAATTACCAGGCGAATGGCCGCCAGGGAACGTCCGCGACGAAGACTCGCGGAAACGTTTCGGGTTCGGGCCGCAAGCTCTGGAAACAGAAAGGCACCGGCCGGGCACGTATCGCGTCGCTTCGCTCGCCGCTTTGGAAGGGCGGCGGCAACGTCCACGGCCCGCAGCCGCGAGATTGGTCGTACGACCTTCCGAAGAAAATGCGACAGGGAGCGCTTCGCTCGGCACTTTCGGAAAGGCTTCGCGAAGGTAACCTGATCGTTATCGATGAGTTCAGCTTTGGTGCCGCGAAGACGAAAGATTTCATCTCGGCGATCGAGACCTTGAGCATTCACGAGAAGATCGACGGAGCAAAGACGCTGATCGTCGATTCGCTCGATAACGTGAACCTCATACTTTCGTCGCGAAACGTGCCGAAGACCAAGGTGACGAACAGCTTCGGGTTGAACATTTACGACATCATCTACCACGAGAAGGTGCTGATATCGAAGGCCGCGGCCGAGGAGCTCGCGAACCTTCTTTCGCCGGGAAGCGAAAAGATAGAGATCGCCGCTGAGCCGAAGGCAAAGAAAACGCGTGCGAAGAAGACCGAAGAAAAGGTAGAGGAGGCGACTGACAATGAGTAA
- the rplC gene encoding 50S ribosomal protein L3 has product MISGIIGRKVGMTQLFAEDGTVTPVTVIKAGPCVVVQTKSVAGKDGYNAVQLGLVEDNPIRLKRVTKPLRGHFEKTGGGVPPTRILKELRLTEEPEATVGDQIKVDVFADGDKIEVVGRSKGKGFAGTIKRHGFSRGPESHGSMNVRKPGSIGQSAYPSRVIKGTKSSGHMGDERVTIKGLTVAKVDAENNLLMVRGAVPGANGSVVIVKKS; this is encoded by the coding sequence ATGATCAGTGGAATCATTGGAAGAAAGGTCGGAATGACGCAGCTCTTTGCCGAGGATGGCACGGTGACCCCGGTCACTGTCATCAAGGCAGGCCCATGTGTCGTTGTTCAGACAAAGAGCGTTGCCGGAAAGGATGGCTATAACGCGGTTCAGCTTGGGCTGGTCGAGGATAATCCGATCCGGCTCAAGAGGGTGACCAAGCCCCTTCGCGGCCACTTTGAAAAGACCGGCGGCGGTGTGCCCCCGACCCGCATCCTCAAGGAACTCCGTCTTACGGAAGAGCCTGAGGCTACGGTCGGCGACCAGATAAAGGTCGATGTCTTCGCAGATGGCGACAAGATCGAAGTGGTCGGCCGCTCGAAAGGTAAAGGCTTTGCCGGCACTATCAAGCGTCATGGCTTTTCCCGCGGCCCGGAATCGCACGGTTCGATGAACGTCCGCAAGCCGGGCTCGATCGGCCAGTCGGCCTACCCGTCGCGTGTCATTAAGGGGACGAAATCCTCTGGGCACATGGGCGACGAAAGGGTAACGATCAAAGGCTTGACCGTCGCAAAGGTCGATGCCGAAAACAATCTGCTCATGGTCCGCGGTGCGGTTCCCGGAGCGAACGGAAGCGTTGTTATTGTTAAAAAGTCCTAG